A genome region from Erigeron canadensis isolate Cc75 chromosome 3, C_canadensis_v1, whole genome shotgun sequence includes the following:
- the LOC122593457 gene encoding zinc finger CCCH domain-containing protein 18-like: MDFSESTKIVYDRIQKIEPENVSKIIGYLLLQDHGEREMIRLAFGPDNLIYSLINKAKTHLKLPSNTSAGQLLSPPNANSIPEMPIHFTPFSPSHRHSPLTIQVPTRCCDPHDQPVDYVPMVYPASYPEDYRLHNHLRFMSLEDQVESLNSPDFSSNNYHSSEPALGPRANRRSPSLPEFPFKVCHYFIKGFCRHGSNCRYLHPTPETFSQIFSPSLSDDDHMFSPGSLDTLELELTELLKSRRGFPVSIASLPMIYYEKFGKTLQAEGYLTESQRHGKAGYSLTKLLARLKSICLIDRPHGQHAVVLADDLAKCIDHNGDRNEHGGIVAGSRQIYLTFPAESTFSERDVFNYFSKFGPVHDVRIPCQQKRMFGFVTFMFAETVRHILNKGNPHFVSGARVLVKPYREKCKLDDRKHGDTFHQHCFDSEFGPHSMPKTGDNSRFIKKQFVDEQQEQAFEFERRRFSDMHLAAEVNNQSQRFGTSLEELMHSEGNGHAQHMDFPSTERFNHLLDVFNNGATSEEKIRQINTKYKEEGSQGLNLPESPFASALGTEISTVI; the protein is encoded by the exons ATGGATTTCTCAGAATCTACAAAAATCGTATACGACAGGATTCAAAAGATCGAACCCGAGAACGTGTCCAAGATTATCGGGTATCTTCTTTTACAGGATCATGGGGAGAGAGAGATGATAAGATTAGCCTTTGGCCCTGATAATTTAATCTACTCCTTGATCAATAAGGCAAAAACCCACCTGAAATTACCTTCTAATACATCCGCTGGTCAACTCCTTTCGCCTCCTAACGCCAATTCCATCCCTGAAATGCCGATACACTTTACACCGTTCTCTCCTTCACACCGGCATTCACCATTGACTATTCAAGTGCCTACCCGTTGTTGTGATCCCCATGATCAACCGGTTGACTATGTTCCTATGGTTTATCCTGCTTCTTATCCAGAAGATTATCGTCTTCACAACCATCTTCGTTTCATGTCATTAGAAGATCAAGTTGAGTCTCTTAACAGCCCGGATTTTTCGTCCAATAATTACCACTCATCTGAGCCCGCATTGGGTCCTAGAGCGAATAGGAGGTCTCCAAGTTTGCCTGAATTCCCTTTCAAAGTTTGCCATTACTTTATTAAGGGGTTTTGTAGACACGGAAGCAACTGTAGGTACTTGCATCCGACCCCTGAAACCTTCTCCCAAATTTTTAGCCCGAGTTTGAGTGACGATGATCACATGTTTTCACCTGGGTCTCTTGATACACTAGAGTTAGAGCTCACTGAGCTCTTGAAATCCAGAAGAGGGTTCCCTGTGTCGATAGCTTCTTTACCAATGATATATTATGAAAAGTTCGGTAAGACACTTCAGGCTGAGGGATATTTAACCGAGAGCCAGAGACATGGCAAAGCTGGTTATAGTTTGACCAAGCTTCTGGCACGTCTTAAGAGCATTTGTCTCATTGATAG GCCTCATGGGCAACATGCAGTCGTTTTGGCTGATGACTTAGCGAAATGCATTGATCATAACGGAGATAGAAATGAACATGGTGGCATTGTAGCCGGTTCTAGGCAGATATATTTGACTTTTCCAGCTGAGAGTACCTTTTCGGAGCGTGATGTTTTCAACTATTTCAG CAAGTTTGGGCCGGTCCATGACGTGAGAATTCCTTGTCAGCAAAAGAGAATGTTTGGATTTGTGACTTTCATGTTTGCGGAAACCGTTAGGCATATTTTAAATAAGGGAAATCCTCATTTTGTTAGTGGTGCTCGTGTTTTGGTCAAACCCTACCGCGAAAAGTGTAAGCTTGATGATAG GAAACATGGAGATACGTTTCATCAACACTGTTTTGATTCCGAATTTGGGCCTCATTCAA TGCCCAAGACTGGTGATAATTCAAGGTTCATCAAGAAGCAGTTCGTCGATGAACAACAAGAGCAGGCATTTGAATTTGAGAGGAGACGTTTTTCAGATATGCATTTAGCAGCAGAGGTCAATAACCAATCTCAACGTTTTGGAACCTCACTCGAAGAGTTGATGCATTCAGAAG GCAATGGTCATGCACAACACATGGACTTCCCTTCAACTGAGCGTTTCAATCATCTTCTAGATGTTTTTAACAATGGTGCAACTAGTGAGGAAAAGATTAGGCAGATCAATACTAAATACAAAGAAGAGGG TAGCCAGGGACTGAATCTTCCAGAAAGTCCGTTTGCATCCGCATTAGGAACTGAAATATCAACAGTTATATAG